In the genome of Hevea brasiliensis isolate MT/VB/25A 57/8 chromosome 14, ASM3005281v1, whole genome shotgun sequence, the window tgagcctagtaagtcacacatctacacaagctaatcaccatttaaaatgtgatttaattgattaattaaagagtttaattaattaattaaagaggtttggtttgcaataagattacaaagtccctagcatgacttgaaatcaaatctaggttattagatgtatagtataaattaaatttgtatttaatttgattaaatatgaatttaattatgagaaattaattaatggagattaattaattaattaattaatggagattaattaattaattaatttatatttgatataaattaatttaaagaggagaaattataattttgggttgagaactcaaattaaaaagtaagggcaaattggtcttttcacatggtaacatgtggcaccatgagatagtgaaatatggcaccatatgatcttgccacttgtcttcctatgatggaagaccacatatcatgatttaaatggagcttgacacttggcttcatagaattaaatcaaataataacaagacgggatcttgtgatgacatgtggcaagggagttagggtttgacctaagtatataaagagagaTTATAAAGAAAAAATTAGCCACTCACTTCTTCCTCTCTTCATGTTGGAcggcaacagaatggctaaaaggcCATAATAGCACAtcgggcatgaagccatacgcatcATAGTGCAACAGGATGGCTGGAAGCCAtaatcacaaaatggcaataaaagcCATGACAATAGAATGACACGAAAGCcataatcacagaatggcataaaagccataggcAGTACTGTAGAACACAACCCttcttagcatgccaatctatccaacccatacGTGAAGTCTAGGCATACATGGACACATTAGTGTTATCAATTATCCATAAGTCACATTATTCATCATACATTGTATTTATACTTCATAACATTTTTGTTCAATCATGTTGGAAACATAAGGCCCAACCACATTTCACATGTTTGTTATGTTCATCACGTCATTAGTGTTAATTGCAAATCACATTTCCAGTCATTTTATGAATATCACATAAGTTCCAGCATTTGCATTTTAACTTTACTCTTATATTAGGCCAAGCTACAGTGACAATTTGGTAAcacattcttcatgaaaattattccttTATATCTTGGCTTTAATTTCCTtcttgaatcattcaatttgaagaTTTGTAGCAAgatttgtagctcaaattatagTCAATTTTTCAAGTAATGGTCCATAACCAATACTGTTTCCAGAACATGGTAGATTATGGAATCCTATCTTTGTCAAGTCATTTGATCAAGTTATAGCCATAATTtggcttggtgttcttcatatgagttgttcccttGTGTCTCAtgattacacaggttcaagattCACTAAATTTGAAGTTGTGTAAGGTcagttatggccaattaactaacctggactcatgaaccctgtacattcaggatttcaggttcaggtcagcTTTTGCAATTAacatttagggttcttacactcagaATTTGGATAAAGTCTCTAAACCAAAGTTGTAGTCCTCATTGTTTTTAGATCATTTTGATTCATCTCAATTGAAGTTTCCTAGTGgatgttatggtcaaattactatcTTGGGGTCAAATGGCAAAATGGTTCAGATGCAGGAATTTCCAAGTTGGGAATTCCTGATTTCTCCTAACAATTTCCCCAAGATGCCTTATGATATGGGTTCTAGATAAAACACAAAAATTGTAATTCTATGTGTTATGagcattttggctttggaataactgtatttgcaattttgtagctcaagttatgaaatTTTTGCCACAACTGGTTGGATACCCTAAGTTTAGGATTTTCTAAGTTTAGGTTTTGTCTAGGTAGATTTGATGGACTAATTTTGCctagcaatttggttgagttagAGTCAAAACTAGATTCTCTGAGCTTCAAGAGAAATGTTCTTCTATGTCTCAGAATTCCATAGGttgaagaatcaggtcatttggagtttcttagagtgagttatgctcaaatCACtaaacactatttatatggtcatttctggccaaGTCCAGATCATCAATTCCGAATTCAAGCCTAACTTAGGGCAACttgtggtcattttctgggcaaccttccttcataaaatttctatcattatgtcttaggtttcatctctaattggcctcacaccaattggagctatgtagctctacttatagccacataaacccactggactcagagGTCCAGAATTCCTGCACAAAAGTCACACTTTCAATTCATCAATTCAACTCAACAACCAACTTCAATTCTTAACcaacacacatcaattggtcaatatttgacctcaACAACATCAATTGTACATCATAACATCCAATCCCCAATCttccttcaaaaccctaacctctacaATTTACATCTCATGCAAATACCATAATCCAATTATACAAAGCATGTAAACAATTCAATACACACTAGTAGGCATGtgtaatcaactcaattcaacaaaaCCACCAAGCTCTCATTGCTGGCCGAAATTTCGGTCATTCATTTAAgcataatttcattcattttccATGAAATTCCATCTCATTTTAACTTAATTCTAACAATTAAAGAAGGAAGAGATCTAGAAATTGTACTAACCTTAACTTGACAATTTTCTTTCTTGAccaacttcaatttcttcaactttcttagCTCCCAATCACTCTAGCAAGGTCCAAGAATAAGTTTTAGTATTGGGGCTTATGGGAAATATGGTAAGAATCTATGGAAGATGAagcttttcatgaagaaaaatggtggaagaaaccATGGGCAATGGTTCGGCCAAAGGGAAGAAAGGAGGAAGAAGAAAGCTTTTTTTGGCATTAATTAATCTTGTCTTATGTCTTATAATTATCTTcatgtaattaaattaatttttttaattgggttatgcttatgtcataattttgccataattaaaatttaattttccatttcttttcttttcttctttcaattacaCACTTCTATTtgaattttcatcaaaatttcttcatattttattacattaatttcacttaatttaattgacattttagtcaaaaatcatctctccatgtaaaatgaccaaaatgctattCATCGagttatagtctatctttttcgATACTGACAGTTTAGTCAATAACCTGATGATCactttgatttttatattgcttatttcaatttattttcatttcatttttggtcctcaaactggctttgaatagtattattcaTGGACTGAAAATAGTACTGAAGCTCAAAAGTTCAGGACGTTACAATAGTGCCTAGCTGCCCATTAAGGATAATTATTTTAgttagaattgatgaatgtatcaTATTCTGCACAAATATTTAATCATTAGATTATTGGTGTTCCAAAATATATGAAGAAGAACTTTGCTATTAGGAATTTAAGAAAACTATTTGAAATCAAAAGGATGCATGAAAGCAACAGAGAAGCAAAAATGAAGAAGATTTATCAATATCAGTAAGAGAGATATCAATTTAAATTATCAAAAACACTTCATATTTAAGTGTTTTGAGTAAATATAAAgtggaaaagtaacaaaatattgTGCATTTTTCTAGAGACTTAACCTTTAATTGCACAAGCTCGACATAATCAAGCATTTCTtttaatataaatcaattaaaggGAGGCgttgtaaataaaaaataaaaaagtatttCAAAAgaatttctcttttattttagGCATAGTTATTAAATTCAGCTCGAAACTTGAGCCAATTAAAGGATTTAGTCAATGAGCTACTAGTTTAACGAGTGGGTCAATAGTTTAATAAgaaaagtattaaaaaattaattaaatatacatatatatatatatatatatatatatattaattatttaaatattatgcttattaatataaataaataagtttaatgaactaatttttatttttagaatcaagttttcaacttttattaggttatatttaaatatatcttaataatatttttaaatttttctatgaaaatattaaagatattcaaattttatatattattattaaattatttttattttcaacatttataaataatacatgaaaagaaaatatttcataaacgCGGAACTATCTTCTTAATATTTATGaagaattaattataaataaaaaataaaaaataaacatatcatttaataaattttattgtattactataaataaaaaatatctaaataataatttattgcaAATTATCTTTAAGGATATTCTTTGACACGCCTCATGTTTGAGATTAATTTAGCAATTTCCACATTTCCCCAAACTTCTACAACAATCTCAAGAATATTTCACTAGAACCGGCTAAAATTCATGCCGCCACTGCTGCAAATAGAAACAACAGTGTTGGAATTGTTGTACATGCTACAAGAAGTGCAAATGTTGTTTATGCCTTTGCAATAGAGCATTTAGCTCTATCCCACAAGCAATCCTTGTTCATTCAGCCATGACATATGCAAAATCTTTTCCATATATATCTAAAATTGGGATATGTGATGGAAAAACTTTTAAGAAGTGGTAAGAAAGAATTTTCACCATCTTGGATATGCATGAAGTAGCAAGCATTTGATCTATGTTCTAAAGGGAGAAACACAAATCAACCAAGGGCCATTTCTTTTGCTAGCTAATCGACCCAAGAGCCCTTCCATGTCTCAACAATCAACTGGGGATAATTTTAAGGGCTTTGAAGCTTGAAATTTTCTCGTATCAGTCTTTGCTGACCCCAAACTTCAAAGGAAATAGCACAAACCGACCAAGGAATACTTGCCATGTGAAAATTGCCAAGGAATGTGGCAAAGGGGTCCTTTTCCCCTTTAAGAATCGCTCTAGGGGCCTTCATATGCCTTGTCAATTTTTCTAGGATACCTCTTGGCATTCGAGACTCAAAACTTCACAAAACCAAACTTGTTTAGTCACAAATCCTAAGCTTGTATCAAGTTATCATCCAAAAGAATCCTTTCCCATAGGTATCAAACAAGGGCACTACAAGGTACTGTAGTTAGCACCCAAGGCTCCATGCATTTTCTCATAGTCCTCTCTATAACCATATTGCAAATCCTTATAATTGATTGTGGTTTATATTGATTCTAAGATTACATTCATTCTAGGCATCAATATATGCCCCCTACAAAACCATGCTAAATGAACTTTAGGGTGTAAGTTCTCGCAGTTAGCCTAAATCACTTTAGGAACTCAAGGTAAGCCTGTGATCAATCTCTTCTATAACACCCCCTCATCTGGGTTAGTTGAAATCGGTACTCAGAAATGGAATATTTCCTGAAGTCTCAGATGATGGAAAGCCCTAGAGAGTTGGGTCTTGAGAGAGAGGAAATGTTTAAAAGAGAGAGTTAACTTTTAATTACCTAAAAAGAGACTTTTAGTTGCCAAAGTTTAAACTTCGACTGTTAAACTTTCCCAAATCTGGGTATAATCCCCCATTTCTCTTGATTCCCTTCCCCTTTTCTTCCATCTCCGTTTGTTTTCTCATCCCTTCACCCCAAATCCCCTACGCTAGCTCCCAAATAAAGGAGAATCATCGAAAGTCTCAAAAAAGGGGAAAGGACACTGTTTTCTCTCCCCTTTCAAATGATTTGgagaaaaaatgagagagagatccTAGTCAAGTGATGCAAGCCTCATTCTCCTTTTCTTTGTTTATTTAAGGATTTTAGGGTTAGTGTTGAGTTATTAGAATAGTTTTAGAGTCTAGTGTAGTTTTATGGAATTTaagtttaatataaaaatttaagttatttaagaatgattttaattatttaaagcaTGTAATAGTAAAATGGAACTAGAATGAGAACTCCAAGACTTAAATTTGAGTATAACGATCCAAATCTGGACCGTTACCAGTGTTGAAGCATTAGGAGCCATAAGACCACAAATACCCGTAATAAGCTTAAACCTTGAcctttctcctttcttttataatatatttataatcatATGATGAAGACCCTTTGACATATTAGCCATAAAACATCATTTTATTTATGCTTTCCCAATTTACTTCTAAATTACACTTCCTTTTCTATGGAGCTCATTTTATTTGGCCAAGGCAATCCCTTCATCATAAACATTGACATTATTTCATTTGAAGATTAAATCAGTGTAAATAGGACTTTTTGTTCACTTATACTTTCAAAGTCACTTTGTAAAATATATATTGTCTCATAAATAGATGAAACCTTTTTAATATATTGTTATTACAAAAGCTTTTCACCAAGAAGCACAATGCCAAAATAACAAAATTTGTACATATTTCAAAATAGCTCTACAAAATAGTATAAGAAAATATACAAATTTAATTACATTGAACCTTAGAACTTACCGACTACATCCCTTACTCTTGTCTCTAAAGGGGATAGATAGAAAATTGGGAGTGAATATATAAACTAAGTACATGTGGCACTTTATACAAGGATATCTAGGGTCTGTTTATCTGTAGAAAATTGTTTTctgtttttcattttctttttttaagaaaactttaattttcattttctatatgaaaaataaggaaaaacgtAATTTAAAATTGTTTTTCATATCTTACTTAAATTTTGGAATTTCCATTTAGAAAACTAACACATATGAACAcaaaattctattttaattttttttagagaaCTTTTCTGAAAAAACTAACTCAATTTTCTATAAGAAAAACACAGTATGTTCACAAGTAAACCCAATCAATttctttctaaaaaaaaaaaaacaataaatttCTCCAACCCAACCGGGAATTTAAGATTAATGAATCTACAACCCTCATTTAAGTTTACTATACATCCATTAGCAGTCTGGTACATATATTTACACGGCTCAGTAAATGGCACCCTTAAATAAGTAATCACGGGACAAAgacgtaataataataataataataataataataataataataataataataataataataataataataataataataattttgattttgtTCATTGAGATTATTGTTTCtagattttaataaaatttaagcgAGACTTTGACATAATAATAACTCAGCAATTTTTTTCTCTAATATAATCtacaaatataaatagaaaaattgcttaaataaaaataataagtttacaaaagaaataaaaatcgagtataattttacttttaaaaacTTTAGTTTGAAtgctaaattaaaaatttatatgtaaTCAAATTAGTTTAAATTAGGTGTGGAAACACACTATTAATATAGATCACGTTGGATCATTAGggcttttattattttatctttcacaaaaaaaaaactaattaataatttaaaaatgagCATTAGATTCATTTCCTGCCATTAACAACACTGTTTATACTAagcataataattttattaaaagaaaaataaaggtcAAACATTATTGGTTCCGCTTACAATTTAGCAATGGTACTTTCAAaacatttttttcaatttaagaAAACACACAAAAAAAGGGAAAATCTACCCTAAAAATaagaagaaataataattaaagcAGTTCTAATCTTCTAATTGATGCGGGTACAATCTCTCCTGATTTCACCTTGATTTCCTGTCAAGACTCCAACTCTACCAAGCTTGGTCATTGAAGCCACAAAAGCATTCTGAAAAGTTGCACTATTTGATGCAAAAAGATTGACGGTGGGTCTTGATCTTGGATCAGAAAACAGGATCTGGTCTGAGATGAACAATCCTTTTccgtgccttaggtttccatagtAGGCATTGTCAAATTTCTGAGGTGTGGTTGGATCCATGTTAATCGCAATTCTTGGGTCTACTTTTATAGGACACATTTGCCTCAGCTGAAGTGCATATTGAAGATTGAGTGTTGGGTCAATCTTGTTTCTGGGACTGAAGTTGTAGATTCTTTTGGAGAATCGGCTACAATGAGAAAACCCAAGTGTGTGTGCACCTATATAATTGTACATTCACATGTTATTGTTAGAATTTGAAGGTATCCTTTCACCTAGCAGAATCAAGGTATCAATTTATCAATTAAGTTTTTTAAAGTGTCCtattgagaaattaaaatttcatgaaTACAAAATCATTTGGGGATAATTTTAAGAGACATGAGTGAAATCAATGCTTGAAATGATGGTTTGTCATACTTAACGCATAGAATTAAATGCTTATATACAAAAATGTGATACATATTAGTGATaggagagaagaaaaaggaaagactTAAAATGATGACATGGgagtaatattaaaatatttataatttttaaatattaatatggaATTAATCTCTAACATATCTGAACCATgaaaaatgatatatataaatcgattagtttgaaattaagatttaattattgttatataaAATTACCCTAAATTGTGTAGATTTAGATCAAAATGACGGGTTGGATAAAAAATTGTATCAGTGAGGATTAATAATGCAAAGTAATTTGGCTTTCAAGATGGTAATAAAATTTGAGTTAGACAGTAAATCAGGGTCAATTATTGGGTTTAATTTTATTTACCATCTCTTAACTTATATAGTTATTTCAATATCATCCCTCAATTTTAATTTGTATCTTAAAAATTaccaaattttattttgatattattcAATGTCTTAATCAGATTCTGTTAAGAACTTTAGCCAAAAATCAGGTTGAAAAATATCGCGTTGTTATTTTAACAACACTATAAATTGAGGGATGTCAAATGAAATTAAATCCCAATTCTTGAGTCTGTGAGATGGACTTGTAATGAAACAAATAAGACATTAGAATAGTTCAGATACCTGATAAAGCAATCATGTCAGTTTGGGTAAGACCATGCGAAGCAAACAAGGAATTAAGCTGGTCTAAGTTGAAGTTAGGACTTGGCAGCTTGTGTTGAACACTAGCCTTGGTAGAAATCCTGCCATCCCGCCTACCCAATTCCACTGCATAAAATGGTCCTCCTGCCTGAAATTCcacatttaatatttaattaatcatgcACATGGAGCAGTTAAACatgataatatttataattaggtGTTGTAAGTACATTGTTATTTGATAAGA includes:
- the LOC131173157 gene encoding peroxidase 16-like produces the protein MESKMSFLVPSFLLLLFSLIPTSTQLSRNFYSRTCPNVESIVRSAVQQKFQQTFVTVPATLRLFFHDCFVRGCDASVLLSSPNNNAEKDHPDNLSLAGDGFDTVMKAKAAVDSVPQCRNKVSCADILALATRDVVALAGGPFYAVELGRRDGRISTKASVQHKLPSPNFNLDQLNSLFASHGLTQTDMIALSGAHTLGFSHCSRFSKRIYNFSPRNKIDPTLNLQYALQLRQMCPIKVDPRIAINMDPTTPQKFDNAYYGNLRHGKGLFISDQILFSDPRSRPTVNLFASNSATFQNAFVASMTKLGRVGVLTGNQGEIRRDCTRIN